A single genomic interval of Oryza sativa Japonica Group chromosome 7, ASM3414082v1 harbors:
- the LOC136357295 gene encoding uncharacterized protein, whose translation MSDIVKKEFTELALDGSNYLTWALDVEIKLNSMGLDHTIVLPEVGTVESTKAEKEKALHFLHHHLHPNLKSEYMTEKDPLVLWQSLKDRFDQQGSIVLPQAQHDWITLRFQDYKSVAAYNSALHRIISQLCLCGLKITYTEMIEKTLSTFHPNNIVLQQQYRNSKPTGSMAVPEAHANVVGNSRGRKRGHGEKKGKDLGGNPMAEEDICLVDSATTNTILRETRYFHTLNKKTGNIMTIARSNAHIVGTGSATLVLPMGTHIFVKDALLYPDSKRTLLSFKDIRANGFHIETEIEQDAEYLLITKIDGYQKQVVERLPSSPLGLYYTYIKPTEEYVAMKTIFRNPESFRVQHDRLGHPGLGMMRRIINNYAGHNVETKDFPNPEDFSCPACAKGKLITRPSLLKIRDESPVFLARIQGDICGPIQPLSGPFRSKAFDDYCLAMGIKVEYSGPHVHTQNGLAESLIKRIKLIARPLLQDSFGGERHPEECRDIIWNATGMQSLDPRASEAELEVQRIINLQNIANKLPDAITDYKGVTRSHIPVVNAPERVEVTQKVTDSALTPHPRKRGRPPGARDKVPRRQGPEPLVPLKESVEEAQPEVEKAPEEATQPEVEMVPEGHHPEDGEPSALRAHLGTGRSEHSNSIAVIMDLDPEPKSMAECQKRSDWDKWRAAIEAELRSLYKREVFGPAVPTPPRVIPVGCKWVFLRKRNG comes from the exons ATGTCGGACATAGTAAAGAAGGAATTCACCGAGCTTGCCTTGGATGGTAGTAACTACCTCACTTGGGCATTGGACGTTGAGATTAAACTCAACTCTATGGGTCTCGATCATACTATTGTGTTGCCCGAAGTTGGCACTGTGGAGTCTACGAAGGCCGAGAAAGAAAAGGCATTGCATTTCTTGCACCACCATCTCCACCCAAACCTGAAATCTGAGTATATGACCGAGAAAGATCCACTGGTATTATGGCAATCCCTGAAGGATCGCTTTGACCAGCAAGGGTCAATTGTGCTCCCACAGGCACAACATGACTGGATCACCCTACGCTTCCAAGACTACAAGTCTGTGGCGGCGTATAACTCTGCCCTCCATAGGATCATTTCTCAGTTGTGTTTATGTGGCCTGAAGATCACTTACACTGAGATGATCGAGAAAACCTTATCTACCTTTCATCCCAACAACATAGTGCTGCAACAGCAATATAGGAACTCAAA ACCCACTGGGTCTATGGCAGTGCCTGAAGCACATGCCAATGTTGTTGGAAACTCGCGTGGCCGTAAAAGAGGCCATGgtgagaagaaagggaaag ACTTGGGTGGGAATCCCATGGCAGAAGAGGATATATGTCTAGTAGACAGTGCCACCACTAACACAATCTTAAGGGAAACTAGATATTTCCACACCTTAAATAAGAAAACTGGAAATATTATGACCATTGCCAGAAGCAATGCTCATATAGTAGGCACCGGAAGTGCTACTCTAGTTCTCCCTATGGGTACCCATATCTTTGTAAAGGATGCTCTATTGTATCCTGATTCAAAGCGTACCCTCTTAAGCTTTAAAGATATCCGTGCAAACGGTTTCCATATAGAAACCGAGATTGAGCAAGATGCTGAATATCTGCTCATAACAAAAATAGATGGATATCAAAAGCAAGTGGTGGAAAGGCTCCCTTCATCGCCATTGGGTTTGTACTACACGTACATAAAACCCACTGAGGAATATGTCGCGATGAAGACCATATTTAGAAACCCAGAGTCATTTAGAGTTCAGCATGACAGACTGGGTCATCCTGGGTTGGGTATGATGAGGAGGATCATCAACAATTATGCTGGCCACAATGTTGAAACTAAAGACTTCCCTAACCCTGAAGATTTTAGTTGCCCTGCTTGTGCAAAAGGGAAGTTGATCACTAGGCCATCCCTCCTGAAGATTAGGGATGAGTCACCTGTTTTCCTGGCAAGGATACAAGGTGACATATGTGGACCTATCCAGCCCCTGTCGGGCCCGTTTAG GTCAAAGGCttttgatgattattgtttaGCCATGGGCATTAAGGTAGAATATTCAGGACCACATGTCCACACTCAAAATGGCCTAGCTGAGTCCTTGATCAAGAGGATCAAGTTGATTGCACGGCCACTGTTGCAGGATT CATTTGGGGGAGAAAGGCATCCAGAAGAATGCCGAGATATAATATGGAATGCAACTGGTATGCAGTCCTTAGATCCACGCGCTAGTGAAGCTGAACTGGAAGTTCAGAGAATCATAAATTTGCAAAATATTGCAAATAAGTTGCCAGATGCCATCACTGATTACAAGGGAGTGACAAGGTCGCATATACCTGTAGTAAATGCACCGGAAAGAGTAGAGGTAACCCAGAAGGTTACTGACTCTGCTCTTACCCCCCATCCTAGGAAGAGGGGGAGACCTCCGGGTGCTCGGGACAAGGTTCCGCGGAGACAAGGACCTGAGCCACTTGTTCCACTCAAAGAATCGGTTGAAGAAGCTCAACCTGAAGTTGAGAAAGCCCCAGAAGAGGCAACTCAACCTGAAGTTGAGATGGTCCCAGAAGGACACCATcctgaagatggagaacccagtGCCTTACGCGCGCACCTTGGCACTGGAAGATCGGAACACTCCAACTCG ATTGCTGTCATAATGGATTTGGATCCAGAACCAAAGTCCATGGCTGAGTGCCAGAAGCGCTCAGATTGGGACAAATGGAGAGCAGCAATAGAGGCAGAGTTGCGCTCGCTTTATAAAAGAGAGGTTTTTGGGCCTGCAGTCCCAACACCTCCAAGGGTCATCcctgtaggatgcaaatgggtcttCCTCCGGAAGAGGAATGGCTAG
- the LOC4342713 gene encoding protein ALTERED PHOSPHATE STARVATION RESPONSE 1, which translates to MGCAQSNEDGEGPVARCRERKHLLRDAVAARHALAGAHAGHAAALKNVGAALSDYASGEGEAHAGGALRSGSADSSAAAAALVTASSDGKPVLAILPPPPPELPPPPPPPPLPPHGDVEAAPLARSMSAPDLHLQQPIKKKPSGEAPIMEEEDDEGGDGGDAGGRRGDDDAELKPPPPLPSQRPPPSRSPPPLPPENDHKVDTPGGFISSLFDSMPPPTLDTAAAEPSSSASAERREPPPPAPDEHQPSAAAREVAEGKRPAAAEAATTRRAMTQKAARKGKAKAVMLVAPPQPQPAKLGVGDILRALDEHFLKASQSAHEVSKLLEAARMHYHSNFAETRGFVDHSARVMQVITWNRSFKGIPQPENVRNEMDDDEWETHATTLDKLLAWEKKLYHEVKDFEVIRREYQQKLAVLNKKKQRGVTSSSLEKTKSVVSHLHTKYVVDLQTMESTVAEINRLRDQQLYPKLLELVKGMWHMWDAMYLHHKTQLKIILELKSLDISVAPRETSEQHHDRTVQLWNVVHEWHTQFDKFMTYQKQYVGSLYTWIKLNVIPIDTNLKPNSSQPHETTPPIKRVLHAWHEILGKLPDEAAKKAINTFAEIVKTILVHQEDELKLRMKIEDTRRDYGKKRRQFDDWAQKYIHQTAGILPEDRNPDGARPDPMAERKAAMEKLELSMKELEEMYVKQCRVVREKSLSLLRTNLPELFRVVSDFSLQSAGMFKGVWSIAHTNDQLDE; encoded by the exons ATGGGGTGCGCGCAGTCCAATGAGGACGGCGAGGGCCCCGTGGCGCGGTGCCGCGAGCGGAAGCACCTCCTgcgcgacgccgtcgccgcccgccacgcGCTGGCGGGCGCGCACGcgggccacgccgccgcgctcaAGAACGTCGGCGCCGCGCTCTCCGACTACGCctccggcgagggcgaggcccACGCCGGCGGGGCTCTGCGGTCGGGGTCGGCTGACTcttcggccgcggcggcggcgctcgtcaCGGCGTCCTCCGATGGCAAGCCCGTGCTGGCtatcctgccgccgccgccgcccgagcttcccccgcctcccccgcccccgccgctgcctccgcatGGCGACGTTGAGGCGGCGCCGCTCGCGAGGTCGATGAGCGCGCCGGACCTGCACCTGCAGCAGCCGATCAAGAAGAAGCCGTCCGGCGAGGCGCCCatcatggaggaggaggacgacgagggcggcgacggcggcgacgcgggaggACGGCGAGGTGACGACGACGCCGAACTGAAGCCACCCCCGCCGCTCCCCTCGCAgcgcccccctccctcccgctccccgcctcccctcccgccggagaATGACCACAAGGTGGACACCCCCGGCGGGTTCATCAGCTCCTTGTTCGACTCCATGCCGCCGCCCACTctggacaccgccgccgccgagccatcGTCTTCGGCGTCGGCCGAGCGGAGAGAACCACCACCCCCCGCGCCGGACGAACACcagccatcggcggcggcgagagaggtGGCGGAGGGCAAGAGGCCGGccgcggcagaggcggcgacgacgcggcgggcgaTGACGCAGAAGGCGGCGAGGAAGGGGAAGGCGAAGGCGGTGATgctggtggcgccgccgcagccgcagccggccAAGCTGGGCGTCGGCGACATCCTCCGCGCCCTGGACGAACACTTCCTCAAGGCGTCGCAGAGCGCGCACGAGGTGTCCAAGCTGCTCGAGGCCGCCAGGATGCACTACCACTCCAACTTCGCTGAGACGCGAG GATTTGTGGACCATTCTGCCAGAGTGATGCAAGTAATCACTTGGAATCGCTCGTTTAAAGGGATACCTCAACCGGAAAATGTGAGGAATGAAATGGACGATGACGAATGGGAGACACATGCTACCACTCTTGATAAGCTGCTTGCATGGGAGAAAAAACTATACCATGAAGTCAAG GATTTTGAGGTTATCAGGAGGGAATATCAACAAAAGCTAGCTGTTCTCAACAAAAAGAAGCAGCGTGGTGTCACTTCTTCCTCACTTGAGAAGACCAAGTCGGTTGTTAGTCACTTGCACACAAAATATGTAGTTGATCTGCAAACAATGGAGTCAACAGTTGCAGAGATCAACCGTCTCAGAGATCAACAATTATACCCAAAACTTCTTGAACTTGTGAAGGG AATGTGGCACATGTGGGATGCAATGTACCTTCATCACAAAACACAGCTCAAGATCATCTTGGAGCTCAAGTCGTTGGACATCTCGGTCGCCCCGCGGGAAACAAGCGAGCAACACCATGACCGGACCGTGCAGCTGTGGAATGTTGTACATGAGTGGCACACTCAGTTCGACAAGTTCATGACATACCAGAAGCAGTATGTGGGATCCCTCTACACCTGGATCAAGCTGAATGTGATCCCCATCGACACCAACTTGAAGCCAAATTCATCACAGCCACATGAGACCACACCTCCCATCAAGAGGGTGCTGCATGCTTGGCATGAAATCCTCGGAAAGCTCCCCGATGAGGCTGCCAAGAAGGCGATAAACACGTTTGCAGAGATCGTAAAGACAATCCTGGTTCATCAGGAAGACGAACTGAAGCTCCGGATGAAGATCGAGGATACCAGGAGGGATTAtgggaagaagaggaggcaaTTCGATGACTGGGCACAAAAGTACATCCACCAAACTGCGGGTATCCTTCCTGAGGACAGGAACCCTGACGGTGCACGCCCCGATCCGATGGCGGAACGGAAGGCTGCCATGGAAAAGTTGGAGCTTTCTATGAAGGAGCTGGAGGAGATGTATGTCAAGCAGTGCAGGGTGGTCAGGGAGAAGTCCCTCAGCCTTCTCAGGACGAATTTGCCGGAGCTGTTCAGAGTTGTGTCGGATTTCTCACTTCAGTCAGCTGGGATGTTCAAGGGCGTGTGGTCGATTGCACACACCAATGACCAACTGGATGAATAA
- the LOC4342712 gene encoding UPF0613 protein PB24D3.06c, with amino-acid sequence MTSSPSWFSGIARASSAMPPGGVASAAAPLSDGAGGRGGGGGGGGGGGGVVAAVVAAGPGAGAGVGAGGKRRQVQGALFKYGPKSAQVAFKTGDFNHQVIFIGGLTDGFLATDYLEPLSLALEVEKWSLVQPLLSSSYTGYGISSLEQDALELDQLISYLINKENSDGVILLGHSTGCQDIVHYMRTNFACSKAVSGVILQAPVSDREYRATLPETAEMIDLAAKMLSEGRGMDLMPREANPDAPITAYRYHSLCAYMGDDDMFSSDLSEDQLRQRLGHMSTTQCQVIFSMGDEYVPEYVDKEALVDRLCRALGNAEKVEIEWGNHALSNRVQEAVRAIVDFVKREGPKGWDDPWS; translated from the exons atGACATCCTCCCCCTCCTGGTTCTCCGGCATCgcccgcgcctcctccgccatgCCCCCCGGCGGCGTCGCCTCCGCGGCCGCTCCCCTCTCCGATGGCGCGGGTGGGAggggcggtggaggtggaggtggaggtggaggtggaggagtggTCGCCGCCGTGGTTGCTGCGGGGCCTGGCGCTGGTGCTGGCGTTGGCGCGGGCGGGAAGAGGAGGCAGGTGCAGGGGGCGCTGTTCAAGTACGGCCCCAAGTCCGCCCag GTCGCATTTAAAACTGGTGATTTTAACCACCAGGTGATCTTCATCGGTGGTTTGACGGATGGGTTTTTAGCAACCGA CTACTTGGAGCCTTTGTCACTTGCACTAGAGGTCGAGAAATGGTCACTGGTACAGCCGTTACTTTCTTCATCATACACTGGGTATGGAATTTCCAGCTTAGAGCAG GATGCATTGGAACTAGATCAACTCATCAGTTACTTGATAAACAAAGAAAATTCTGATGGAGTAATATTGCTTGGTCACAGTACTGGTTGCCAG GATATTGTGCATTACATGCGGACAAATTTTGCATGTTCCAAGGCAGTTTCTGGGGTCATTTTGCAG GCCCCAGTAAGTGACAGGGAGTATAGAGCAACACTTCCAGAAACTGCAGAAATGATAGATTTGGCAGCAAAAATGTTAAGTGAGGGCCGTGGAATGGATTTGATGCCCAGGGAAGCAAATCCAGATGCTCCGATTACTGCCTACAG GTATCACTCCCTTTGTGCATATATGGGTGATGATGACATGTTCAGCTCAGATCTTAGTGAAGATCAGTTGAGGCAGAGACTTGGTCATATGTCAACAACACAGTGCCAG GTTATTTTCTCAATGGGGGATGAATATGTCCCGGAATACGTTGATAAGGAGGCACTTGTGGACAG ATTATGTCGCGCATTGGGCAACGCGGAGAAAGTTGAAATAGAATGGGGAAACCATGCTCTCTCCAATAGGGTGCAAGAAGCAGTTCGGGCCATTGTAGATTTTGTTAAGAGAGAGGGGCCCAAAGGTTGGGACGATCCATGGAGCTAG